The Panicum virgatum strain AP13 chromosome 5K, P.virgatum_v5, whole genome shotgun sequence genome has a window encoding:
- the LOC120707263 gene encoding leucine-rich repeat extensin-like protein 3: MTTPPPPPRTLPLALLLLLLAPHLLASASAAFVSRGLSASDAARIRRRQLLQYHAAGDDAGAPVDPSYSFPNPRLRDAYVALQAWRRAILSDPHNVTGSWRGPDVCAYAGVFCAPSPADPHLDVVASVDLNHADLAGHLPEELGLLADLAVLHLNSNRFCGLVPRSLDRLRALHELDLSNNRLVGPFPDVVLRLPALRYLDLRFNDFEGPVPSELFDRPLDAIFLNSNRFHFRIPDNVGNSPASVLVLANNDFGGCLPASVANMSGTLNEIILMNTALKSCVPAELGMLSGLTVLDLSFNKLMGAIPDELARLESIEQLDLSHNRLAGDVPEGICHLPHLQNFTYSYNFITGEPPVCLHVKNVDDRRNCIPDRPDQRSLDQCKFFKNHQVNCDAFKCKKFVLPSPPPPSPPPPSPPPPSPSPPPPSPPPPSPSPPPPPPSPPPPPPPSPSPPPPSPPPPSPPPPSPSPPPPSLPPPSPPPPSPSPPPPSPPPPSPVYYSSPPPPYYEVSPEDRYLSPPPPPPVYTEVPPPPYYEVSPKDRYLSPPPPAHHESPPPPPPVHYEPPPPPYYEVSPEDRYLSPPPPPASIPKYDYSSPPPPSSPPYSEVSPEERYSSPPPPRALPKLPVWDYSSPPPPAAWWTP, encoded by the coding sequence ATGAcgacgccaccaccgcctcccagGACGCTCCCCctcgctctcctcctcctcctgctcgcgcCGCACCtcctcgcctcggcctcggcggcgttCGTCAGCCGCGGCCTCAGCGCGTCCGACGCCGCCCGCATCCGGCGCCGCCAGCTCCTCCAGtaccacgccgccggcgacgatgcAGGCGCGCCCGTCGACCCGTCCTACTCCTTCCCGAACCCGCGCCTCCGCGACGCGTACGTGGCGCTGCAGGCGTGGCGGCGCGCCATCCTCTCCGACCCCCACAACGTGACGGGCTCCTGGCGCGGGCCCGACGTCTGCGCCTACGCCGGCGTCTTCTGCGCGCCGTCCCCGGCCGACCCGCACCTCGACGTCGTCGCCTCCGTCGACCTCAACCACGCCGAcctcgccggccacctcccCGAGGAGCTCGGCCTGCTCGCCGACCTCGCCGTGCTCCACCTCAACTCCAACCGCTTCTGTGGCCTCGTGCCCCGGTCCCTCGACAGGCTCCGCGCGCTCCACGAGCTCgacctcagcaacaaccgcCTCGTCGGGCCCTTCCCCGACGTCGTGCTCCGCCTGCCCGCCCTCCGGTACCTCGACCTCCGCTTCAACGACTTCGAGGGCCCCGTGCCGAGCGAGCTCTTCGACCGCCCGCTCGACGCCATCTTCCTCAACTCCAACCGCTTCCACTTCCGGATCCCCGACAACGTCGGCAACTCGCCGGCGTCCGTGCTCGTGCTCGCCAACAACGACTTCGGCGGGTGCCTGCCGGCGTCCGTCGCCAACATGTCCGGCACGCTCAATGAGATCATCCTCATGAACACGGCGCTCAAGTCCTGCGTGCCGGCCGAGCTCGGCATGCTCAGCGGGCTCACCGTGCTCGACCTCAGCTTCAACAAGCTCATGGGCGCCATCCCCGACGAGCTCGCCAGGCTCGAGAGCATCGAGCAGCTCGACCTCAGCCACAaccgcctcgccggcgacgtgccGGAGGGCATCTGCCACCTGCCGCACCTCCAGAACTTCACCTACTCGTACAACTTCATCACCGGCGAGCCGCCCGTGTGCCTGCACGTCAAGAACGTCGACGACCGACGGAACTGCATCCCCGACCGCCCCGACCAGAGGTCGCTGGACCAATGCAAATTCTTCAAGAACCACCAAGTCAACTGCGACGCGTTCAAGTGCAAGAAGTTTGTGCTGCCGTCTCCACCTCCACCGTCACctccgccgccatctcctcctcctccgtcacCCTCACCACCGCCACCTTCACCTCCTccgccatctccatctccaccgccacctccaccgtctccgccgcctcctccacctccatccccatcacctcctcctccttctcccccACCGCCGTCTCCTCCCCCTCCATCTCCGTCACCGCCTCCTCCATCTCTCCCGCCACCatctccaccaccaccatcgccatcaccgccacctccttcccctccacCACCATCTCCAGTATACTACTCATCACCGCCGCCACCCTACTACGAGGTGTCACCGGAGGACCGGTACCtctcaccgccaccgccaccgccagtcTACACTGAGGTCCCACCGCCGCCCTACTACGAGGTCTCACCAAAGGATCGGTACctctcgccgcctcctccagctcACCACgagtcaccgccgccgccgcctccagtcCACTAcgagccgccacctccgccctaCTACGAGGTGTCGCCGGAGGACCGGTACCTCTCGCCGCCACCACCCCCGGCTAGCATCCCCAAGTACGACtactcgtcgccgccgccgccttcctccccGCCGTACTCGGAGGTGTCCCCCGAGGAGCGGTACTCGTCACCTCCACCGCCACGGGCATTGCCCAAGCTGCCGGTGTGGGACTACTCatccccgcctccgccggcggcctggTGGACACCATAA